A genomic segment from Myxococcota bacterium encodes:
- a CDS encoding DUF3556 domain-containing protein: protein MAIDESSLPPYDPAEVLALPFPRRLRMNCRTWASQIQPTPFSLMAMYWAKYIFLFIGGWAFWVSFSSSYTGFTDPASWAFSHDAFRKAIAWAIFYELMGFGCGSGPMNARYWPPIGGFLHYLRPGTIKLPFFPDAPVIGGSSRTWLDVALYGANQLFLLRVLVAPEVTADLLLPTCILLPVLGVLDTTLFLAARSEHYFLVFASLFVCFDDGVWIAAAKLVWCFIWFWAASSKVNHHFPSVIMVMMNNGPFFPKWLKSYLFAGYPDDLRPSRFATFMAHFGTLSEYMLPVCLILATELGAHPLALAAACLFVTSFHGWIGINNPSGMPVDWNILMIYGAWWLWFAHPTPPVQAIFLANPAWAAVMLFCLFVVPLYGNLVPKHVSFLLAMRYYAGNWAYNVWLFRGDSEKKLAKIKKASGTFREQLASILKDEKMLAAAMSMLPVSRFMHLQGRPLLEAIPRAVDHVDNYTFMDGEVLGGVVLGWNFGDGHLNGKRLLDAVQERCGFEPGELRVVSVESEPLFGHTMEWKVWDAATGLVDEDTTDMRPMRALQPWPEGAHAEAFERGNPSRAASA, encoded by the coding sequence TTGGCGATCGACGAGAGCTCCCTTCCGCCCTACGACCCGGCCGAGGTCCTCGCGCTGCCCTTCCCGCGCCGGCTGCGCATGAACTGCCGGACGTGGGCCTCGCAGATCCAGCCGACGCCGTTCTCGCTGATGGCGATGTACTGGGCGAAGTACATCTTCCTGTTCATCGGGGGCTGGGCGTTCTGGGTCTCGTTCTCGAGCTCGTACACGGGCTTCACCGATCCGGCCTCGTGGGCCTTCTCGCACGACGCGTTCCGCAAGGCGATCGCGTGGGCGATCTTCTACGAGCTCATGGGCTTCGGCTGCGGCTCGGGGCCGATGAACGCGCGCTACTGGCCGCCGATCGGCGGCTTCCTCCACTACCTGCGTCCCGGCACGATCAAGCTCCCGTTCTTCCCGGACGCGCCGGTGATCGGCGGCTCGTCGCGCACGTGGCTCGACGTCGCGCTCTACGGTGCGAACCAGCTGTTCCTGCTGCGCGTGCTCGTCGCGCCCGAGGTGACGGCGGATCTCCTGCTGCCGACGTGCATCCTGCTCCCCGTCCTCGGCGTGCTCGACACGACGCTCTTCCTCGCGGCGCGCTCCGAGCACTACTTCCTCGTGTTCGCGAGCCTGTTCGTCTGCTTCGACGACGGCGTCTGGATCGCGGCCGCGAAGCTCGTGTGGTGCTTCATCTGGTTCTGGGCCGCGAGCTCCAAGGTCAACCACCACTTCCCGTCCGTGATCATGGTGATGATGAACAACGGGCCCTTCTTCCCGAAGTGGCTCAAGTCGTACCTGTTCGCGGGCTATCCCGACGACCTGCGCCCGTCGCGGTTCGCGACCTTCATGGCGCACTTCGGGACGCTCTCCGAGTACATGCTGCCGGTGTGCCTGATCCTCGCGACGGAGCTCGGCGCGCACCCGCTCGCGCTCGCGGCGGCGTGCCTGTTCGTCACGAGCTTCCACGGGTGGATCGGCATCAACAACCCGTCCGGCATGCCCGTCGACTGGAACATCCTGATGATCTACGGCGCGTGGTGGCTGTGGTTCGCGCACCCGACGCCGCCCGTGCAGGCGATCTTCCTGGCGAATCCGGCGTGGGCGGCGGTGATGCTCTTCTGCCTGTTCGTCGTGCCGCTCTACGGGAACCTCGTGCCGAAGCACGTCTCGTTCCTGCTGGCGATGCGGTACTACGCGGGGAACTGGGCCTACAACGTCTGGCTCTTCCGCGGCGACTCCGAGAAGAAGCTCGCGAAGATCAAGAAGGCCTCGGGCACGTTCCGCGAGCAGCTCGCGAGCATCCTGAAGGACGAGAAGATGCTCGCGGCGGCGATGTCGATGCTGCCCGTGTCGCGCTTCATGCACCTGCAGGGGCGGCCGCTGCTCGAGGCGATCCCGCGCGCCGTCGACCACGTCGACAACTACACGTTCATGGACGGCGAGGTGCTCGGCGGCGTCGTGCTCGGCTGGAACTTCGGCGACGGCCACCTGAACGGGAAGCGCCTGCTCGACGCGGTGCAGGAGCGCTGCGGCTTCGAGCCGGGCGAGCTGCGCGTCGTCTCCGTCGAGTCCGAGCCGCTCTTCGGCCACACGATGGAGTGGAAGGTCTGGGACGCCGCGACGGGGCTCGTCGACGAGGACACGACGGACATGCGGCCGATGCGCGCGCTGCAGCCCTGGCCCGAGGGCGCGCACGCCGAGGCGTTCGAGCGGGGGAATCCGTCGCGCGCCGCCTCGGCCTGA